The DNA window CTCCCCCTTTCCTGTCTGTTGTCGTGGTCTGTCATCCACTCGTTTGGAATCGATAAAtagtttcttcaattgcAATGCAGTGATACGGGCAATATCCTTGTCTGTGGGTAGGTATTTTTTCTCAAAATCGGTGAACTCTGCATCCCAACCTGCTGCGTTATTATTTAATGCGCGTATAGCAGCATTCATGTGTAGATGCTTATCGCCAGGTGTGCTGCGATATAATTCATTTGTATATTGCATTAAACGCTTTTTCTCCTCTTCAGCCTTTACTTTAAGATCCGTTATTTTAGCTTGGCCATTATTCATCCTATCTTCAGAAAGGCTATCAAGCTTTACCCTATTTAACCTATCCAAGACACTGAAGTAAAAGTTATTAATCTTTTCTAAAATCTGGTGACAGGATTCAACTTtcaatttgatatcaatATGCGGTCTCCATGTGATCTTGGGCGATGGAGTTATCAATTCGTGTACATCTATATCTGAATACTCCATTCTAACCACTGAATCATTCAATCTAAAGTACTTTATATGATCTTTAGAAAAGTCATGTGAGCAATTTCCAATTCCTGTCAAATGATCGTCGCTGttccaaaataaaagtTCCAAGTATTTCCCCAGAGAATAATTCCAGGTTCTATCACTCATCTGTAAGGTTGGTGTGGTATTTCCACATCTTTTACAGTAACTCCACGTAAATATTATGTTGTGTAAAAGAGGGATCTTGCTTTGGAACCGTTCGATCAGAACATCTACCTTGCCACTTCCATGAACATAGCTCCTATAATGGTCCAGCATTAACCCGCCGCAGCTATGACTGCAAGGACGATAAGCTGTTGCAACTACATTCTCTATAAATTGGCCCACAGATATATCATTATcccaaaaaaaatcaatagTTACCAACTGAGGCCCAATGCAGGGGGTGGCTGTCCGTTTCGAAATTACTGAATATAAAACAGTGATATTCTGATGTGATCCTGTGCCAAGTAGGTTTTGTGACAGCGAATATGACACCTCCCACTGCCgctttcttctttgcaACTTCAGCTGTAGGTCTTCCATTTCTTTATAATGTATGAACTTAACCAAGTAGTTGTAATCTTGTTTTCTCAACACGTTCATATCAAGGCCTTCAATTGAAACTTGATCGTTACTTTGTTCTATGGCTTTTGTAAGACgttcaaattcttctgcttttttgttgagttGGTCTTCCAGTTCTCTGGCTTTCAATAACAAGTATGGCACAGGGAATTCTACTGTTGGGGATACAGAAAACAACCTTGAATAAAActtatcaataaattctGCAAAATAACCTATTGCAACCAGTTGTCTTCTCTTCTTGAAATTCTCCTTATATGCAGCTGGAGATAATTGCAAAAAGTTATCATTAAAGAATGAACTTTCAAGTTTCAGACAAAACACAGAATAAACCATAAATTCTGTAACATCTTTGATTTTCCTTAGTGTTTGATTACACTCCCCTCTTAACACAATTGTTGCTCCAAGGGTTGGCTTGCATCCTGTCAAAAAAGTATAAGTTTTACTTAGGTTTTCGTAAATGAATGTTTGTACCTCAAACCTTTCGCAAGTACCTAACTTAATATTCGTTGCTAATTTATCAACAGATATTGCTATATCAGATTCtgtaaattttgaaatccGTTCAATGACCTGAGGCTTAACGTTGTATTGAACCACGATATCCGAATCATTTAAAAGTTTAAGTGCATATCCACTGACATTAGCACcaacaaaaattatatCAGGATTAAGCGATGTTAGCCTCAAAACCAGTTTGTTAAGATATTCCTTTTCTTGTGCCATAACGGACACTAAACTCAAAAGCtggttttcatttttttggtATTCCAATGGGAACattatcaacaatataCGTGGATTTCTGAGTTCACGCGGCATAGATTTGAGAGGCAGCCCTTTGGAGTATGCTAAACCATGcaaaaactttgaatcGTGAATATTCCCGCCAGCAATTCTcttgattttcaaataatgtTGCTTAAAATCTAAATCATCCAGCTTCCTGCCATCAAGATGAATAACTTGaatctttaataaaaaaggtCGAAATACGTTTTGCCATTCTTCGGAAGTCGGAAGTTCTTGGTCATCCAAAACCTGTTTTAATAATGCCTCCATATGAAGAGTTGATACTTCATTTAACTCTGTCCTACCTTCGCGAGAAATCATACGAAGTGCAGAGGAGCTTGATATAACCCTTCTTAGATCCTTACTGGATAGTATTTCATTTCTGAGCCTCGGTCTCATTAAGTTTGTCATATCATAGGATCGACTGGAAAAATCATTGTCGGAGCTAACTACTGATATCAAATTTGGAGCACTATAATtaagaaaggaaaaatcCTTTCCAACGTTATTATAGAGAGATATTGATTTACTTCTGCTTTTTCTGCGAGAGCGCATTCTTTGAAGGGATGCCTGAGCCCTCTgtgaagattttgatgCATTTCTCAAGGATCTAATGGGATTGTGTTCAGAAGCCCGAGGCTCATTCAATGCAGAATATAATGACATAGAGCCTTCATCCTCAGAGCCTTCATCCTCACTCTGATCTTGAGGCTCTGGAGACAGGACATTCGATTGCGGTGATGTTTGAAAATAGATAGAGGGTTTTTGGGAGGAACAATTCTGGTGATTACTAAGGCCATAGTTGAActcaaatttaaaattgcTATGCCCCAAGTTTCCAATTATACTGTTTGGAGTTTGCAACTGTTGCTTTGGCGGAAAACTAGCAAATGCGGTATTATTGTGCCCATTAATATAACTTGAGAGGGAACTTCTGATGTTACCTAGTTGTAAACTTCTAATGCTTGTATTCGACCTTTGGTTGCCATTTTGATGAGTTCCACTCGTTGGTTCTTGGGTAATCGGGGAAAGTATGTCAACATCACGTAAAGAATATCTATCACGAGTACCGCGTCTTGGTCTGTTAACATTCTCGTGCGTATAATGGTTGTGGCTATGATAGTGAGAAGAATGTAAATAGTGATGCGAAGCATTTAATTTACTGGAAGGAAAGGATATTTCTAACGATTCGCCCTGCCTAGTTGCGGGAATAGCCATTTTTGGAGGCGGTGTTGGTGTAATAAAGAACCTAGAGTCATCGCCAGTAGTTAAAATACTCTGCATATCGTCATCATTCAAACCGTTCGTTGATTCCACATGTGAGTTGCTCACTTGATCAATGTGAGAAGTTTCCTCGATTGAGGATTCATCACTGGAATCCTCATAGTTGTTTGCATGTTCATAACAATTGTTACATATCCTCATTTTACCGCTATAGCCGAATTTATCACCGTGTACCAAGAATGTACAATTGCTACAAAATATCTGACCACAGATACGACAATGATGCTTCCTCCTAAAGGTATTAAAAGTTCGAGTACATGCAAAACATTCTTTAGCACTTTCATCCTTCATCCAATAGTCCTTTGAGAGTATACCTCTATTTCTCATCTGACCCTTTTTCTTAGTGTTATAGAACCCGTAGAGGAAATTCCTCGAAAAAGATGCAgttaaagaagaagagacGCTCTTTGTAGATGCAATATCATCTAAATCATGTGTCTTCGGTGTCCTTATTGGTATCGCTGTTACTGTAGGCTTTGACTCGTAGATACTAGATCTTTTGTTGCTGGCAGAGTTGCCAAGAGAAAAATGCAATGACTTATTTCTATCATCTAAAGAGATACCAGAGTTTTGAAAGCTGATAAACTTCGAGGAACTGGAAGATGGCGAAGAGTAAGATAACTCCTCATCCTTTGCATGCCGCTTTGACATTGTAATATCAGGCGGAGAGATTCGCATTGGGCCACAGATCAATGTTGAATCATTTAGTTGGACATGTTTAACTTCCCGTGATGCAGTCTTCCTTCGGTCCTTCAACGAAGTTTCAACGGTAGGCACTTTCAAATCACTTAGGACTGGCTCAGTGTTCACATGTGAGATAGTTTTTGATACTGGAGGTTTCTGTTTTAGAAACTCTGGCTTTTCGGAAGTACCAGAAACCGCCCCTAAGTGGGGTTTCCCTTCTGGATCCATGCTAATTTATAGTGCAGTTACCGGCAGGCTCAACTATACTTAGTTAAGGTGCCGCCTTGAGACCTTTATATATGTAAGTACGTGTGCATTTGTCTGCTGGCCAAAAGATGATTAGATGCCATCTATTTTAGTTTTAACTCGCGAGGACCTTGGAGACACCGCACGTGAAGGAAAGAGAACGGTGAATTATTAGGGAGCGTACAACGAATGCTAAATGCACTTTAGAAATGGAATTGATAACGGTGGACCATAGTTATGTTCGCTTTATATCTTCCACTAATTGCTACATACGTGCAGTCCTTGTACCAGATCGTCGGTTCCGATTATTATGGAAGTACACTAGATAGCTCCATGAGCATCAGCCATAACAGTTCAAATAATCTAATCTTGCCATTTAATAAAACGAGGATACCTGGAAGTAGCAACTCTAAAGAAGTTAGAGAGTTTATATTTCGGCATTTTGACAAGTTGAACCAGAAGTGGATACTGGAAACTACGCAATTTCAAGAAAACGGCTATGAATTTACTAATATCATTTATACGTTGGGCGATGAAGATAACTACCTCATGCTAGCCGCCCATTATGACTCTAAGATTGACCCAACCGGCTTTATAGGGGCTATAGACAGTGCAGCCTCATGTGCAATGCTGCTATATGTAGCCAAATTCGTGGATACGGTGCTAACAGACTGTGAAACTACAGACTGCCCCCTTAATGGCTTCACAGGCCTTAAAATCGTTTTCTTCGATGGGGAAGAGGCCATCCACGAGTGGGGTCCAACTGACTCAAAATATGGATCAAGATACCTGGCTGAAAAAATGGAAAGTAATGGATCGGTTTACAATATAGGTCTTCTGATCCTTTTGGATTTACTGGGCTCGCAGAACCAGAATTTTGTGCCCAACTACTACAGAGAGCACACAGAGCATTACTATGAAACTCTATGGAAGTTGGAGGCAAGATACAACTCCTTCTATAGCACTGAAACACATTTTTTTGATCCCAGTAGCTATTCTCAAACGCTCTGGGATGATGACCACGTACCCTTTTTGGCGCGCGATGTTCCCACATTGCACTTGATCCCTTCGACGTTACCCACTCAATGGCATAAATTAGAGGATGACTTTGCACATCTAGATCAAGATATCGTCAACAAGTGGACCATTTTGATTTGTGAGTTTGTAATTGAATACTACCAATAAATTCAACTTGTGTACCATGTTTAAAAGGACGGTGTGTGTATTACGTACTGTCTAGACTCATTATCACGTGCTGTGAAATCCTTATTAAGGGAACTCTGCCTTTCTTGGTGATGTGCTTTTACAAGTCACTCCTATAATGAATTCGCGTATTGCTGCTACTATTGGAAGGTGAAAGGGGGTTTATCGCAGGCTGAGTCATTAAGTTACACCAAGGAGAGGCCTTAGGAAGATACAGCATTGAGGTTTTCGGAAATGAATATAAAACTGTGTCTCAAGGTACTAGGGCTGGTAGTGCAATGTGCTACAGCGATTCATGGGTATAGAGAAATAAACAGGGCGCGGCAGGGGTACCTCTCATCGGCGTTGCCAGAACGTGGAATACTGTCGaacgatgatgatgataagtGTCCCCCATGCTTCAACTGCATGTTAGAGATGTTTGAATGTAAACAGTTTTCAACTTGTAATTCCTATACAGGCAAGTGTGAATGTTTGCCGGGTTTTGGAAGCGAGGATTGCTCGGAACCGTTGTGTGGGGCTCTTAGCGACGAGGATGGACATAGACCGTTTAGAAAACCTCAAGAAAAGTGTGCATGTAAAGATGGGTGGGGTGGTATTAATTGCAATGTATGCCAGGAGGATGATGTGTGTGATAGTTTTATGCCGGAAGGCTTAAAGGGGACATGTTACAAGGATGGCATAATTGTTAAGTCTTTATATCAAGGCTGTGATGTTACCAAcaagaaaatattggaaataTTGAAAGGTGCAAAACCCCAGGTTACATTTTCATGTAACAGGACTGTTGCAGATTGTAACTTCCAGTTTTGGATTGATGAAATCGAGAGTTTCTATTGCAAGTTGGATACTTGTCAGTTTGAATATGACCTGAACAAAAATGTATCGCATTATACCTGTGAAGACGTCAGTTGTAAGTGTATTCCGGAAACGATGCTTTGCGGTAAGGAAGGGTCTATAGACATTTCTGACTTCCTAACAGAGGCTATTAAAGGGCCCGGTGATTTTAGTTGCGACTTGAAAACAAAGGACTGTCGATTCAGCGAGCCAAGTATGAACGATTTAATTTCATCTGTATTTGGTGATTCCTATATCATGTTGCAATGTGAATCTGGAGAATGTTTACACTACAGTCAGATTCCTGGTTACGAACCCCCTCGTAAAAATAAACTGACCAAGTTCGGCATCTTCGTTATATCAATAACTTTGGTAAACATTATTGGAGTGGCCTCTCTGGTTGtcttttatattttgaagagtCCTCTATTCAATCAGGGCGCTATCAAGTTATCAGAGGAAGATGGTAAGGAGCATGACTTCTTGAAATCAAATGTTAAGGCAACCTTAACATTTGAGAATATATCTTATAAAGTTTTTCCCACGAAGAAGGTCAATACTACAGTTTTGAATTCTGTTAGTGGGGTAGCGCGTTCAGGTGAAATTCTAGCTATTATGGGCGGTTCTGGTGCTGGAAAAACATGCTTGTTAGACATATTGGCAATGAAGAACAAGACTGGTGCTGTGTCCGGTAATATAAAAGTAAATGGAACAAGTATATCTAAGGGTGACTTCGCAAAAATTGTTGGATTCGTTGATCAAGAAGATTATTTGTTACCAACCCTAACTGTTTATGAAACAGTACTAAATAGTGCGCTATTGCGTCTACCTAGATCGATGTCATTCAATGCTAAGCAGCGCAGGGTGTATCAAGTCTTGGAAGAGTTACGGATATTCGACATAAGAGACCGAGTCA is part of the Eremothecium cymbalariae DBVPG#7215 chromosome 2, complete sequence genome and encodes:
- a CDS encoding uncharacterized protein (similar to Ashbya gossypii AER189W), with product MFALYLPLIATYVQSLYQIVGSDYYGSTLDSSMSISHNSSNNLILPFNKTRIPGSSNSKEVREFIFRHFDKLNQKWILETTQFQENGYEFTNIIYTLGDEDNYLMLAAHYDSKIDPTGFIGAIDSAASCAMLLYVAKFVDTVLTDCETTDCPLNGFTGLKIVFFDGEEAIHEWGPTDSKYGSRYLAEKMESNGSVYNIGLLILLDLLGSQNQNFVPNYYREHTEHYYETLWKLEARYNSFYSTETHFFDPSSYSQTLWDDDHVPFLARDVPTLHLIPSTLPTQWHKLEDDFAHLDQDIVNKWTILICEFVIEYYQ